From the genome of Notolabrus celidotus isolate fNotCel1 chromosome 5, fNotCel1.pri, whole genome shotgun sequence, one region includes:
- the LOC117813308 gene encoding GTPase IMAP family member 8-like: protein MDQSPGQELTIVLLGNSGVGKSASGNTILGRTAFESKLTFTSVTKEISKQEAAVFQRQVSVVDTPGILGSEDLIESWIKNLQQTSAPCLFLVVVKIDRFTDEQKRAVEAAIKVIRDQESNSYLLFTKGDHLNNASLEDFINAEPDSLLRPIVDRFAGRHHMFNNENGGPEQVRELLEKSGHLRDVPHPCIRRKVVLLGLPGGGKSASGNNILGSDAFESSAGFDPVSNGTVSKSATVEGRKITVVDTPGFTDNVLSPKKLYLEIMKSVFPAADGGDAGNAAEGRNAGNAAEGGDAADGGVAGPHVFVIVVEIGRIFPVQEKMFELVPKLFGKDAEKFTMVLFTHGDKLKGQPIEKFIRANPCMSELVASCGGRYCVFDNTKRGNRVQVRGLLDKIDEMVEANGGNHYTSEMLKKPPSGIKAMLERMWKTIKEWFTNLIEEIKHVMKLVAVRNMSCRLDRDAGKNREGGGAYEQLIKEEEELKEVEVIGAENVSED, encoded by the exons ATGGATCAAAGTCCAGGTCAGGAGCTTACCATCGTCCTCCTTGGAAACTCTGGAGTTGGTAAGAGTGCGTCAGGAAACACCATCCTGGGGCGAACAGCGTTTGAATCCAAATTAACCTTTACATCAGTGACGAAAGAAATCTCCAAACAAGAAGCAGCTGTGTTTCAGAGGCAGGTCTCTGTAGTCGACACTCCGGGGATTCTGGGATCTGAGGATTTGATTGAGTCCTGGATTAAAAACCTCCAGCAGACCTCTGCACCTTGTTTGTTCTTGGTGGTGGTTAAGATAGATCGATTCACCGATGAGCAGAAGAGGGCTGTGGAGGCAGCTATCAAAGTCATTAGGGATCAAGAGTCCAACTCTTACCTGCTCTTCACAAAAGGAGACCACTTAAATAACGCGTCGCTCGAGGATTTCATCAACGCAGAACCAGACAGTCTGCTCAGACCCATTGTTGACAGGTTTGCAGGCAGACATCACATGTTCAACAACGAAAACGGAGGACCAGAACAAGTCCGAGAGCTGCTGGAGAAATCAGGTCACCTCAGAGACG TTCCTCATCCCTGCATTAGGAGGAAGGTGGTGCTGCTGGGTCTACCTGGAGGAGGGAAGAGTGCATCAGGAAACAACATCCTGGGGTCAGATGCTTTTGAATCATCTGCTGGCTTTGATCCAGTCAGCAATGGGACGGTCTCTAAGTCAGCCACAGTGGAGGGTCGTAAGATCACTGTGGTGGACACTCCTGGATTCACTGATAATGTTCTGTCCCCCAAAAAGCTCTACCTGGAGATCATGAAGTCAGTATTTCCTGCAGCTGATGGAGGTGATGCAGGTAATGCAGCTGAAGGAAGAAATGCAGGTAATGCAGCTGAAGGAGGTGATGCAGCTGATGGAGGTGTTGCAGGCCCACACGTCTTTGTCATCGTGGTGGAGATTGGAAGAATCTTCCCAGTTCAAGAGAAAATGTTTGAGCTTGTTCCGAAACTGTTTGGTAAAGATGCTGAGAAGTTTACCATGGTGCTGTTTACTCACGGTGATAAGCTGAAAGGTCAACCCATTGAGAAGTTCATCAGGGCCAACCCGTGCATGTCAGAGCTGGTCGCCAGCTGTGGAGGTCGGTACTGCGTTTTTGAcaacacaaagagaggaaacagggtGCAGGTTAGAGGCCTCCTGGATAAAATAGATGAGATGGTCGAAGCTAACGGTGGAAACCACTACACCTCTGAGATGTTAAAGAAGCCTCCGTCAGGGATTAAAGCCATGTTAGAAAGAATGTGGAAAACAATAAAGGAGTGGTTCACTAACCTGATCGAGGAAATAAAGCATGTTATGAAGCTGGTGGCAGTTAGAAACATGTCATGCAGACTTGATAGAGACGCAGGgaagaacagagagggaggaggggctTATGAACAGCTcataaaagaggaggaggagcttaaaGAGGTTGAAGTCATAGGAGCAGAAAATGTGTCTGAAGACTGA
- the LOC117813310 gene encoding uncharacterized protein LOC117813310, translated as MLALVWLLMMMKSEAVEVITVRSGESVLLTSKLLKSAKAEHRQDIRWTHQHLVMSLKNNKTVCYHKRCAMQSNGTLMFTHVQSADAGDYRLEVFNSEGQRLVEEDFLLRVEGAGLSQGGSIKLVCVLIITLVLLVPIVIFYVCRKRQVQRTMTAGPLEENVYVVMNGNKSKAKDVEDEKHENEEESPYVLCPPRLVVSMETLITDQKTLDEEDIYV; from the exons ATGTTGGCTCTTGTCTGGttactgatgatgatgaagagtgaAG CTGTAGAGGTCATCACTGTGCGCAGTGGAGAGTCTGTCCTGCTGACCTCAAAGTTGCTGAAGAGTGCAAAGGCAGAGCACAGGCAGGACATCAGGTGGACTCACCAGCACCTAGTGATGTCACTGAAGAACAACAAAACCGTGTGTTATCATAAACGCTGCGCCATGCAAAGCAATGGCACGCTGATGTTCACACACGTGCAGAGCGCAGACGCAGGAGACTACAGACTGGAGGTGTTTAATAGCGAGGGGCAGAGACTGGTGGAGGAGGACTTCCTGCTTAGGGTGGAGGGGGCAGGGCTATCACAAG gtgGCAGCAttaaattggtgtgtgtgttgattatCACCTTGGTCTTGCTCGTCCCCATCGTGATCTTCTACgtctgcaggaagaggcaggTTCAGAGGACAATGACAGCAG GTCCTCTAGAGGAAAATGTGTATGTGGTGATGAACGGTAACAAGAGCAAGGCAAAAGATGTGGAGGACGAAAAGCATGAGAATGAAGAGGAGTCTCCTTATG TTCTGTGTCCTCCTCGTCTAGTCGTTTCCATGGAAACACTAATCACAGACCAGAAAACTTTGGATGAAGAAGACATCTATGTTTAA
- the LOC117813309 gene encoding GTPase IMAP family member 4-like yields the protein MAASEDIRPPQTRRRMSMDYHPVFRLVLVGKTGAGKSSSGNTILGRDAFCSAVSQSSVSRQCCKQTGQVFGRDLTVVDTPGLFDTSLPELTVKREISKCINMSAPGPHAILLVINVGPFTAEERDAVMQVEEIFGEEAWSFTIILFTHDLGGRVDVERQLEEAGPELQEVLRKAGNRYHIFNNNRANDRGQVLDLLEKVEAMVSDNGGHFYSNLTYLQVVQLLDQREAELREFYKKKLEEEIKAVELKYEEKLRAAQQERPRLKKRKMEEVKEIERFYASLNNSARPVVEQTVASDPVEGIYEFHMSLKLKFT from the exons ATGGCAGCGAGTGAAGACATCA ggccTCCACAGACAAGGAGGAGAATGAGTATGGATTACCATCCAG TCTTCAGACTGGTCCTCGTGGGGAAAACTGGAGCAGGGAAGAGCTCCAGTGGAAACACCATACTGGGAAGAGATGCCTTCTGTTCGGCCGTCAGTCAGTCCTCAG tgaGCAGACAGTGCTGTAAGCAGACAGGTCAGGTGTTTGGCAGAGACCTGACCGTGGTTGACACTCCGGGACTCTTCGACACATCGTTACCTGAGCTCACCGTGAAGAGGGAGATCTCCAAGTGCATCAACATGTCGGCCCCAGGGCCCCACGCCATCCTGCTGGTCATCAACGTGGGGCCGTTCACCGCGGAGGAGCGAGATGCAGTCATGCAGGTGGAGGAGATCTTTGGAGAGGAAGCCTGGAGTTTCACCATCATCCTCTTTACCCATGATCTTGGGGGCAGAGTCGACGTTGAGCGACAGCTGGAGGAGGCAGGGCCTGAGCTGCAGGAGGTCCTGAGGAAGGCGGGAAACAGATACCacatcttcaacaacaacagggCCAACGATCGGGGACAGGTCCTGGATTTGCTGGAGAAGGTGGAGGCCATGGTGTCTGACAATGGAGGACACTTTTACTCCAACTTAACCTACCTACAGGTGGTGCAGCTGCTGGATCAGAGGGAGGCGGAGCTTAGAGAGTTCTACaagaagaagctggaggaggaaaTCAAAGCGGTGGAGTTAAAGTACGAGGAGAAGCTGAGAGCAGCTCAACAGGAACGCCCCCGCCTGAAGAAACGCAAAATGGAGGAAGTGAAGGAAATAGAGCGATTCTATGCATCTCTGAACAACTCAGCACGTCCTGTTGTGGAGCAAACTGTGGCCTCTGACCCCGTAGAGGGCATTTATGAGTTTCACATGTCCCTGAAACTGAAATTCACTTAG